A genomic window from Sulfurospirillum multivorans DSM 12446 includes:
- a CDS encoding Lin1244/Lin1753 domain-containing protein has translation MKEGYYFPHFQDARRDIKILRLRRDLGIEGYGIYFMLLEILREQPDFKFPISDIGILVSELQTTQAKIEVVINAYDLFQKEARQDGSVFFSPKQITYLLPYIQKKEHAKLANTKSQLARKEKLARQVKQLSLYDSASQNNNLLEFSRSDSTSQKKEEENKEKEIRDIKESRTTGSPDTTTSDEKFLLWIQEKSKGKDNPSTYGAYLGRKYLEGDKSICNEYELWLKMQAENLKKEESLSLKGKLLQTSQGLKIIIGVEQVDQNFKIFFEDGGFANVNSLNNLPISARC, from the coding sequence ATGAAAGAAGGTTATTATTTCCCACATTTTCAAGATGCAAGAAGAGACATTAAAATTTTACGCTTAAGGCGTGACCTTGGTATTGAAGGATATGGAATTTATTTCATGTTGCTTGAGATACTTCGTGAACAACCTGATTTTAAATTTCCGATCTCTGATATAGGGATTCTTGTGAGCGAACTACAAACTACGCAAGCAAAAATAGAAGTGGTCATTAATGCATATGACTTATTTCAAAAAGAAGCAAGACAAGATGGTAGTGTATTCTTTTCCCCTAAACAAATTACTTACCTTTTACCCTATATTCAAAAAAAGGAACATGCTAAATTAGCTAATACAAAATCTCAATTGGCTAGAAAAGAAAAGCTTGCAAGGCAAGTTAAACAGTTGAGTCTATATGACTCAGCTTCACAAAACAACAATTTATTGGAATTTAGTCGCTCAGACTCAACTTCACAAAAGAAAGAAGAAGAAAACAAAGAAAAAGAAATAAGAGATATTAAAGAAAGTAGAACAACGGGATCTCCTGATACTACTACTTCTGATGAAAAATTTCTTCTTTGGATTCAAGAAAAAAGCAAAGGGAAAGATAACCCATCAACTTATGGAGCATACCTTGGACGCAAATACCTAGAAGGAGATAAAAGTATTTGTAATGAATATGAACTCTGGTTAAAAATGCAAGCTGAGAATCTTAAAAAAGAAGAATCTCTATCTCTAAAAGGCAAACTTCTCCAAACATCCCAAGGTCTTAAAATCATAATTGGTGTTGAGCAAGTCGATCAAAATTTTAAAATCTTCTTTGAAGATGGTGGTTTTGCAAATGTTAATAGTCTAAATAATCTCCCAATATCAGCAAGGTGTTAA
- a CDS encoding TraG/VirB4 family ATPase: MSKMSNATLQHLSQIGKGLKDYFLPRGMEHDPKAFTKMQLHALADKRTISKLLFYRSYLEDTESDLAFFAMHDGRMGIAFKVTNPIFLTDKTENVILNVLAAIVNDDTIAHIDTLAGRDIKDTMDRFNATEQIQKVKIKYPEKLKEISAQKTQSFYDWTEQSMMGKDADFRMRNFTHIVSVLFPRNLDKESIVKQSNEIYGILKENFNAVVANDDDMVAFVQEVLDPSKKTYDKTGDPITTIHKRMAKGASVNAEDELNGVIQLNNGWMAKVLTTEKYPKEVDAFGYQSIFFDPLGNDFQIKLPCPFLLSLTIRFTNVEKQRKKVLAKAEWNIGQLSGLPLIIEKKKPEIKERRKEAEAVISYITELGEIVLDASWSLTVYENNRNRLEQYIALMKGSFSTYPGRWIVSEERFANIGFYIMLMGLPLNYSEALHSSIDKFDKNFKSNNAQIAPLIGGYKGNGSYPTHVYADRTGQTVAIDYFESKENYNVTIVGPMGTGKSFFTNHFVVNGLRAGWEIRMVDFGRSYQKSCASLGGQFVEFDRKSKLCLNFFTHLQTVQEIDENGRMRTLIDPDEIEAIIPIIGLMMGVSLKEIYKNTDSSSSEKLELSVMSTYVAEAVKEAFVRHGHEAGMKEVSQVLDEYYKKILEDYNNSPSKISDLLSFMVTSLRPYSSPTGQYYKYFNGTNNINLDSSFFILELDDIATSPLMPVVAMSFLQRTAQEAFIGYLKDKNTARVIGVDEAHKVIPNEIFAKYFDDFGRRIRKYRGIPVLITQSLEDYFVNRSISVFFELASYKIFLRQKAESIANAIKKDYLILNPFKQKLIESVALKTPYYNEFYMRHGDLDFVGILKVNADEYWTYTSNPKDRAITDDVMAKYNLNLNEALWVLARVTEGMSYDKAIYELNKKESKSGTKDWDSFFQWITENESVYLAKQDVLKNNDKEKPIYQELFMRLKDKNEVIYNPGIFMIAAQEKGYYQKLRKVFYDKAMRYIVNQKNDAITYTINIDYIDMNDEDFLHSLYIMSQKLGDKVSNVLLELKLDYETRENFDVVMHFADIVHKHGFTIGFDNVILDQIDFKSFISISPKLFKIDAKAITEIVDGNKLMFKNFIASLTDAVGISVVATKVESQIDIDDAIELGIDLFQGWFVKKTENLLV; encoded by the coding sequence ATGTCAAAGATGTCAAATGCAACGCTACAACATTTATCACAAATTGGAAAAGGTTTAAAAGATTATTTTTTACCGCGAGGTATGGAACATGATCCTAAAGCATTCACAAAGATGCAATTACATGCACTTGCGGATAAGAGAACTATCTCAAAACTATTATTTTATCGCTCCTACTTAGAAGATACTGAAAGCGATCTAGCCTTTTTTGCTATGCATGATGGGCGCATGGGAATTGCATTCAAAGTCACAAACCCAATTTTTTTAACGGATAAAACTGAGAATGTCATTCTAAATGTCTTAGCCGCCATTGTAAATGATGACACCATTGCTCATATTGATACATTGGCAGGAAGAGACATTAAAGACACTATGGATCGATTTAATGCAACCGAGCAAATCCAAAAAGTCAAAATTAAATACCCTGAAAAATTAAAAGAAATTTCCGCTCAAAAAACACAGTCTTTTTATGATTGGACTGAACAAAGTATGATGGGCAAAGACGCGGATTTTAGAATGCGTAATTTTACGCATATCGTTAGCGTTTTATTCCCTCGAAACCTTGATAAAGAGAGCATTGTTAAACAAAGCAATGAAATATACGGCATTTTAAAAGAAAATTTTAATGCTGTTGTTGCAAATGATGATGATATGGTTGCATTTGTTCAAGAAGTCTTAGATCCATCGAAAAAAACATATGATAAAACCGGTGATCCAATTACGACAATTCATAAGCGTATGGCTAAAGGAGCATCGGTTAATGCTGAGGACGAATTAAATGGCGTAATTCAACTTAACAACGGTTGGATGGCGAAAGTTTTAACAACTGAAAAATACCCGAAAGAAGTTGATGCATTTGGCTATCAAAGTATTTTCTTTGATCCACTAGGTAATGACTTTCAAATTAAGCTCCCATGCCCTTTCTTGCTATCTTTAACAATTCGTTTTACCAACGTTGAAAAGCAGCGAAAAAAGGTACTTGCAAAAGCAGAATGGAACATCGGTCAGCTTAGTGGCTTGCCTCTTATCATTGAAAAGAAAAAGCCAGAAATTAAAGAAAGAAGGAAAGAAGCTGAGGCCGTTATCAGCTACATTACCGAATTAGGTGAAATTGTTTTAGATGCATCATGGTCTCTTACCGTTTATGAAAATAATAGAAATCGTCTCGAACAATACATTGCACTTATGAAAGGTTCATTTTCAACATATCCTGGAAGATGGATTGTTTCTGAAGAGCGCTTTGCAAATATTGGTTTTTATATCATGCTTATGGGTCTTCCTCTTAACTACAGTGAAGCACTGCATTCATCCATTGATAAGTTTGATAAAAACTTCAAATCCAATAACGCACAAATTGCACCATTAATTGGTGGATACAAAGGGAATGGTTCTTATCCAACGCACGTATATGCGGATCGAACAGGGCAAACTGTGGCGATTGACTACTTTGAAAGCAAAGAAAACTACAACGTCACAATTGTTGGTCCTATGGGAACAGGTAAGTCATTTTTCACGAATCACTTCGTAGTCAATGGGCTTCGTGCTGGTTGGGAAATACGAATGGTTGACTTTGGACGCTCTTACCAAAAATCATGTGCATCGCTTGGTGGACAGTTTGTAGAATTTGATCGAAAATCAAAACTGTGTCTAAACTTCTTTACGCATCTTCAAACTGTTCAAGAAATTGACGAAAATGGGAGAATGAGGACACTCATTGATCCAGATGAGATTGAGGCGATCATTCCTATTATTGGGCTAATGATGGGAGTCTCTCTTAAAGAAATTTATAAAAATACTGACAGCTCTAGTTCTGAGAAATTAGAACTTAGCGTAATGTCCACGTATGTAGCAGAGGCAGTAAAAGAAGCTTTTGTAAGACATGGGCATGAAGCGGGAATGAAAGAGGTCTCTCAGGTTTTAGATGAATATTACAAAAAAATCCTTGAAGACTATAATAACTCTCCTTCAAAAATTAGTGATTTGCTATCTTTTATGGTGACCAGTTTGCGCCCTTATTCTAGTCCAACAGGACAATACTACAAATATTTTAATGGTACAAACAATATCAACCTAGACTCAAGCTTCTTTATCTTGGAATTAGACGATATCGCAACATCACCACTAATGCCCGTTGTAGCTATGTCGTTTTTACAGCGTACTGCACAAGAAGCATTTATAGGCTATTTAAAAGATAAAAACACGGCAAGGGTGATCGGGGTTGATGAAGCGCATAAGGTCATTCCAAATGAAATTTTTGCAAAGTATTTTGATGATTTTGGACGTCGTATCCGTAAATATAGAGGTATTCCTGTATTGATTACGCAATCACTTGAGGATTACTTTGTTAATCGTTCAATAAGCGTTTTCTTCGAGCTTGCAAGTTATAAAATTTTCTTGCGCCAAAAAGCTGAATCAATCGCTAACGCAATTAAAAAAGACTATTTGATTCTAAATCCATTTAAACAAAAACTGATCGAATCTGTTGCTCTAAAAACCCCATATTACAATGAGTTTTATATGCGCCATGGCGATTTAGATTTTGTGGGGATTTTGAAGGTAAATGCTGATGAGTATTGGACCTATACATCAAATCCAAAAGACAGAGCCATTACCGATGACGTCATGGCAAAATACAATCTCAATCTCAATGAAGCTCTTTGGGTACTTGCAAGGGTTACTGAGGGCATGTCTTATGATAAAGCTATCTATGAGCTCAATAAGAAAGAGAGTAAAAGCGGTACAAAAGATTGGGATTCATTTTTTCAATGGATTACTGAGAACGAATCGGTATATCTTGCTAAACAAGATGTTCTTAAAAACAACGATAAAGAAAAACCAATCTACCAAGAGTTATTTATGCGTCTAAAAGACAAGAATGAGGTTATTTACAACCCAGGAATCTTTATGATTGCTGCACAGGAAAAAGGTTACTACCAAAAGCTTAGAAAGGTATTCTATGATAAAGCTATGCGGTATATTGTTAATCAAAAAAATGATGCAATAACATACACAATTAACATAGATTACATTGATATGAATGATGAAGATTTCTTACATAGTTTGTACATTATGTCTCAAAAACTTGGAGATAAAGTTTCTAATGTTCTACTGGAATTAAAACTTGATTATGAAACAAGAGAAAACTTTGATGTTGTAATGCATTTCGCGGATATTGTGCATAAACATGGATTTACGATTGGATTTGATAATGTAATTTTGGATCAAATAGATTTCAAATCTTTCATCAGTATTTCACCAAAGCTCTTTAAAATTGATGCAAAAGCAATTACGGAGATCGTTGATGGAAACAAACTGATGTTCAAGAATTTCATAGCTTCTCTTACCGACGCGGTTGGAATCAGCGTTGTTGCAACTAAAGTTGAAAGTCAAATTGATATTGATGATGCCATAGAGCTTGGAATAGACTTATTTCAAGGTTGGTTTGTCAAAAAAACTGAAAATTTACTGGTATAA
- a CDS encoding TraM recognition domain-containing protein → MSKVLSKLYKYALKVAGDKKLIDKYKVLNSDIMSIVNDIEGLKLNNDQPHIQTQILALERTKAKLEKYLVEIEEEFYDVSKGLWLGLAYDLADVDKPAFLLYLPWNNLKNHIEVFGTSGFGKSRLMALITRQFIHFGWSIFEIDPKGGEKQQIAQWIYDFAAEAGLEHLVTRIMPAYPELSDKGNPIFGMSDVEIASMGSSLTISGSGTQTSEEQFFGGQVYQILFAILSSMTYLENAIDPYKIEVNKKIVDEVKKYIAFKEHKNMPEVYNDGQIQYPDISKIAISDPAKFQLSTSISAYTRTLVTFRELAYFSIYEHLMELRKKVEDVPVPKLEDKSREREIFGMKDLAIKALDDVTKVGKEFYDKIGKSLSVLLSQLSYGPVGSVLCDIRINPLVKRARSKEGMIVLFQPCPMKFEKVSEILIKVYTRMWLSLFGTVGATGRGIHKRVAMVIDEAKPMMFPGVEEIYNKARELGMTIVALYQSTSDAKFKLGDILADITQDNTATSITMKQMSEKSREQVAKAFGTIKVAQNVQMSEASGIGGRSTMVWNEVDVVSADDIDALQIGEAYIRHYGKKYFVKFPYQRDPMPINVTMPILESESVYEFIDQVETMLKMQEKEIIDINNNHLQIGA, encoded by the coding sequence ATGTCTAAAGTATTGAGTAAACTTTACAAATACGCACTTAAAGTTGCAGGCGACAAAAAGCTAATTGACAAATACAAGGTATTAAATAGCGATATTATGTCCATTGTTAATGATATTGAGGGGCTCAAACTAAATAACGATCAACCTCACATACAAACTCAAATCTTAGCACTAGAACGAACAAAAGCAAAACTCGAAAAATACCTTGTGGAAATAGAAGAGGAATTTTATGATGTTTCAAAAGGCTTATGGCTCGGATTAGCCTATGACTTAGCTGATGTTGATAAACCAGCGTTTTTGCTCTATTTACCTTGGAATAACCTCAAAAATCATATTGAAGTCTTTGGGACATCAGGGTTTGGGAAAAGTCGTTTAATGGCGCTCATTACACGACAGTTTATCCATTTTGGATGGAGTATTTTTGAAATTGACCCAAAAGGTGGTGAAAAACAACAAATTGCACAATGGATATATGACTTTGCCGCAGAAGCAGGATTAGAGCATCTTGTGACTCGAATTATGCCAGCATACCCTGAATTAAGTGATAAGGGAAATCCTATATTTGGAATGTCGGATGTAGAAATTGCGTCCATGGGATCTTCGTTAACGATCAGCGGTTCAGGTACTCAAACTTCTGAGGAGCAGTTTTTTGGTGGACAAGTATATCAAATTTTATTTGCAATTTTATCTTCAATGACATACCTTGAAAATGCGATTGATCCATACAAAATTGAGGTCAATAAAAAAATCGTTGACGAAGTTAAAAAATACATAGCATTTAAAGAACATAAAAATATGCCAGAAGTTTACAATGATGGCCAAATCCAATACCCCGATATCTCAAAGATCGCAATTTCAGATCCAGCAAAATTTCAATTATCTACATCGATTTCAGCATACACAAGAACACTGGTCACGTTTAGGGAATTAGCGTACTTCTCAATTTATGAGCACCTAATGGAACTTCGCAAAAAAGTTGAAGACGTTCCGGTTCCAAAGCTAGAGGATAAAAGCAGAGAAAGAGAAATTTTCGGGATGAAAGATCTCGCCATTAAAGCGCTTGATGATGTTACTAAGGTAGGCAAAGAGTTCTATGACAAAATTGGTAAATCGCTCTCTGTACTGCTTTCTCAGCTATCCTATGGACCAGTAGGAAGCGTGCTCTGTGATATTAGAATCAATCCACTCGTTAAACGCGCAAGAAGCAAAGAGGGTATGATCGTTTTGTTTCAGCCCTGCCCTATGAAATTTGAAAAAGTATCTGAAATTTTAATCAAAGTATACACAAGAATGTGGTTGTCTCTATTTGGTACCGTTGGGGCAACTGGTCGTGGAATTCACAAGCGTGTTGCGATGGTAATCGATGAAGCAAAGCCTATGATGTTCCCAGGAGTTGAAGAGATTTACAATAAAGCCCGTGAACTGGGTATGACCATTGTTGCACTATATCAATCTACCTCAGATGCAAAGTTTAAGCTCGGCGATATCTTAGCTGATATTACCCAAGATAACACGGCTACTTCAATCACAATGAAGCAGATGTCAGAGAAGTCTCGTGAACAAGTTGCAAAAGCATTCGGAACAATTAAAGTTGCCCAAAATGTTCAAATGTCAGAAGCAAGCGGCATTGGAGGTCGAAGTACTATGGTCTGGAATGAAGTTGATGTGGTTAGCGCTGACGATATCGATGCCTTACAAATTGGAGAAGCATACATCAGGCATTATGGGAAAAAATACTTCGTTAAATTCCCATATCAAAGAGATCCAATGCCAATCAACGTAACCATGCCAATATTAGAGTCTGAAAGTGTATACGAATTTATTGATCAAGTTGAAACCATGTTAAAAATGCAAGAAAAAGAGATCATCGATATAAACAACAATCATTTACAAATTGGAGCATAA
- a CDS encoding AAA family ATPase has protein sequence MEMNKEKQNDLHVKIPLLINELNERLIERDELSRLVVLAMLSKSHMFLIGERGVAKSMTVELINGVIEGSKFWQLQVNKNTKQEELFGEKRSDEDGTISYTSKKNILNTHFAVLDEMFKADESLLNCLLELLVDGCYTSGDGIKKPTPLLACFGTSNEYPTETHMLPYVDRFPVWYEVKRIQDPDNRKKYYAGDYVKVPIENQYFSLSDIDFIALEKDKIVIPDFIIEYFDSIVTTLITQKVKTSDRKYERVLHGMIKVSAYLNNREFIDISDLFLLLHTSWHDDVEKEKVHRVVFEEIFGNKEEINSLIVKASQDMEDADTYKNGSIYVFLNYQEKNDGTDNDTIYRNVLTIANNALVKYKKIRNEVIDMIKKYQDNILIERLLHENLFVFDYKQNAFTDEMLVRIDTLKGSIEKRIYELSEWIEENPTLFEYQNNLSQKPRGGKDAA, from the coding sequence ATGGAAATGAATAAAGAAAAGCAAAATGATTTACATGTAAAAATCCCTTTACTCATAAATGAATTAAATGAAAGACTCATTGAGCGTGACGAACTGTCTCGCCTTGTTGTATTAGCAATGCTCAGTAAAAGCCATATGTTTCTCATTGGTGAACGGGGTGTTGCAAAATCAATGACTGTAGAGCTTATTAATGGCGTTATTGAAGGTTCTAAATTTTGGCAATTGCAAGTCAATAAAAACACCAAGCAAGAAGAGCTTTTTGGCGAGAAAAGAAGTGATGAAGATGGAACGATAAGCTATACTTCAAAAAAAAATATTCTAAACACGCACTTTGCTGTATTGGACGAAATGTTTAAAGCTGATGAATCATTGTTAAATTGCTTACTCGAATTACTTGTTGATGGGTGCTATACCTCTGGAGATGGAATAAAAAAACCAACACCATTATTAGCTTGTTTTGGTACAAGTAATGAATATCCTACTGAAACACATATGCTACCATATGTTGATCGTTTTCCAGTTTGGTATGAAGTTAAACGTATTCAAGACCCTGATAATAGAAAAAAATATTATGCCGGTGATTATGTAAAAGTGCCTATTGAAAATCAATATTTTTCTCTTTCTGACATCGATTTTATTGCTCTCGAAAAAGATAAAATCGTAATTCCTGATTTCATCATTGAGTATTTTGATAGTATCGTAACCACTCTCATTACTCAAAAAGTTAAAACATCAGATAGAAAGTATGAACGTGTACTTCATGGGATGATCAAAGTTTCTGCCTATCTTAATAATAGAGAATTTATTGATATTTCAGATCTGTTTTTATTGCTTCATACATCATGGCACGACGATGTTGAAAAAGAAAAAGTTCATAGAGTTGTATTTGAAGAAATCTTTGGCAATAAAGAGGAAATAAATTCCTTGATTGTCAAAGCATCTCAAGATATGGAAGATGCTGATACCTATAAAAACGGAAGTATTTACGTGTTTCTAAACTATCAAGAAAAAAATGATGGCACGGATAATGACACAATTTACCGCAATGTATTGACGATTGCCAATAATGCACTTGTAAAATATAAGAAGATCCGCAATGAAGTAATCGATATGATTAAAAAATATCAAGATAACATATTGATTGAACGTCTTCTCCACGAAAATCTATTCGTATTTGATTATAAACAAAATGCTTTTACTGATGAAATGCTAGTCAGAATTGATACTTTAAAAGGCTCCATTGAAAAGAGAATTTATGAACTATCAGAATGGATAGAAGAGAACCCAACACTATTTGAATATCAAAACAACCTTTCTCAAAAGCCACGAGGAGGAAAAGATGCAGCCTAA
- a CDS encoding DNA topoisomerase, whose amino-acid sequence MQPNEKKYLVIVENQKKLMLYRDLLAPVSNVTCDSTYGYIVRIADNAKSGLGWTVNEKMKTTLDALKLKSTQYDEVFLAMDDISNGERLAWDISEYISHPKVFRITPRELTKESILQSIKNGARKIDQNLIDSYITRRIIEGIVSKNISEMMRWWFKKEGLITNENDLKDVGIGRVSALALGLIVQAEEKIDTFIPEYYKRVAVDYFHNNTQFSVKNKLKFTKDKKEELMAFMDKVKKERHVVHKFEKQTKDIVPPPPLNAAQLQKSAINQFQYSSKETMKIAKELYEGIEVDGRIISLITLPKTNSLFFSDETILQIIQLLQSTYGEPYTFSTKRVYKGADKNTTQEAIRPVSFEKEFFPKHVRQFLTEEQFKIYELIYQRTIATQMTSAIYDQSELVIFTEDGAAQFKETANKMIFDGWKFIGKHWCLDEFEEREEVILPDKLLPEEILNPLEIRAYEIKERSPWRYGEGRFITTLEKYNIADASFISEIQNFLEEKGTIKPINGMLYPLELGKKMYYFLQSFAPWLVDVDFGSKFEQDLKLIQAGEKSKSEVIDEYENLKNETIVKLGYKVNDAETEKWMLDKAKRIASQKRIALPVGIESNSEKLAEFINQHKETIPTLGKCPLCKEGEIYSMEHGYKCNVSTCSFMLWNTNVNRFFNNFKKKISDETMHKYIEIILEKGKCFIDNLYNPKKEKFFEAFITLKFNEQYQNWDISFESKSENQNDQSKEFEPRLTDGEREYAQEVNMHEENMILKAKLNDSERERRMITDEAKKDPLTRAYNRRCFDADIESFYRAKPRSKMSLAFIDGDKFKNVNDTYGHQAGDTVLQSIVNLLHDGIRDLRRTRVYRYGGEEFLILFLDEERKTILEKLNNIRQNIEKTPIIHEQHTINITISIGVSFLVFNDTIKAFIERADKAVYSAKEHGRNRIEIEHANVTVVEYKEEIPEEKIVQTTATEVFASAEDIEISKISMPVL is encoded by the coding sequence ATGCAGCCTAATGAAAAAAAATATCTCGTAATTGTTGAAAATCAGAAAAAACTGATGCTCTATCGAGACTTACTAGCGCCTGTATCAAATGTCACATGTGATAGTACCTATGGTTATATTGTTCGTATTGCCGACAATGCCAAATCTGGATTAGGCTGGACCGTCAATGAAAAGATGAAAACCACCCTTGACGCGCTAAAGCTAAAGAGTACTCAATACGATGAAGTTTTTTTGGCAATGGATGATATTAGCAATGGTGAGCGTTTAGCATGGGACATATCTGAGTACATTTCTCACCCAAAAGTCTTTAGAATTACTCCAAGAGAGCTCACAAAAGAGTCCATTCTCCAAAGTATCAAAAATGGAGCGCGTAAAATTGACCAAAATCTCATCGATAGCTACATTACAAGAAGAATCATTGAGGGAATTGTCAGTAAGAACATATCTGAAATGATGCGCTGGTGGTTTAAAAAGGAGGGATTGATTACCAATGAAAATGATCTAAAAGATGTGGGGATAGGACGAGTTTCAGCATTGGCTCTTGGACTAATTGTCCAAGCCGAAGAAAAAATTGACACGTTTATTCCCGAATACTACAAGCGTGTTGCTGTCGATTATTTTCACAATAACACACAATTTTCGGTCAAAAATAAGCTCAAATTTACAAAAGATAAAAAAGAAGAACTTATGGCGTTCATGGATAAGGTAAAAAAAGAGAGGCATGTTGTTCATAAGTTTGAAAAACAAACGAAAGATATTGTTCCCCCACCTCCTCTTAACGCAGCGCAACTTCAAAAATCTGCGATTAACCAATTTCAATATTCATCTAAAGAGACCATGAAAATCGCTAAAGAGTTGTATGAAGGCATCGAAGTCGATGGGCGCATTATTAGTCTCATTACGCTTCCTAAAACGAATAGTTTATTTTTTTCGGATGAGACGATTCTTCAGATCATTCAATTACTCCAAAGTACTTATGGAGAGCCTTATACTTTTAGTACGAAAAGGGTTTATAAAGGCGCGGACAAGAATACTACGCAAGAAGCAATACGCCCGGTAAGTTTTGAAAAGGAATTTTTTCCTAAACATGTAAGACAATTTTTGACAGAAGAACAGTTTAAAATTTACGAATTAATATACCAAAGGACGATTGCAACGCAAATGACGAGTGCCATCTATGATCAAAGTGAACTTGTAATTTTTACGGAAGACGGCGCCGCTCAATTCAAAGAGACTGCAAATAAGATGATATTTGATGGATGGAAGTTCATTGGTAAGCATTGGTGTCTTGATGAATTTGAAGAGCGTGAAGAGGTAATTTTGCCCGATAAACTTTTACCCGAGGAAATACTCAATCCGCTTGAGATAAGGGCGTATGAGATCAAAGAGCGCTCACCATGGAGGTATGGCGAGGGAAGGTTCATCACTACCTTGGAAAAATACAATATTGCCGATGCCTCTTTTATCTCTGAGATACAAAACTTCTTAGAAGAAAAAGGAACTATCAAACCAATCAATGGAATGCTCTACCCTCTTGAGCTTGGCAAAAAAATGTACTATTTTTTACAGTCGTTTGCACCTTGGTTAGTAGATGTGGATTTTGGATCAAAATTCGAGCAAGATCTTAAATTAATTCAAGCAGGAGAAAAATCAAAATCTGAAGTTATCGATGAATATGAAAATCTAAAAAATGAAACGATCGTTAAACTCGGATACAAGGTTAACGACGCTGAAACAGAAAAGTGGATGCTTGATAAAGCTAAACGCATAGCAAGTCAAAAAAGGATCGCTTTGCCAGTAGGGATTGAAAGTAACAGTGAAAAATTAGCCGAATTCATCAATCAACACAAAGAGACTATCCCAACATTAGGAAAATGTCCTCTTTGTAAAGAGGGTGAAATTTACAGCATGGAGCATGGCTATAAATGCAATGTTTCAACATGTTCATTTATGCTCTGGAACACTAACGTGAACCGATTTTTTAACAATTTCAAGAAAAAGATTTCTGACGAAACTATGCATAAATACATTGAGATTATTTTAGAAAAAGGTAAATGCTTCATCGACAACCTCTATAATCCAAAAAAAGAAAAATTCTTTGAAGCCTTTATCACTTTAAAGTTTAATGAGCAATACCAAAATTGGGATATATCGTTTGAATCAAAATCTGAAAATCAAAACGATCAAAGTAAAGAGTTTGAGCCAAGGCTAACAGATGGCGAAAGAGAATATGCACAAGAAGTCAATATGCATGAAGAAAACATGATATTAAAAGCTAAATTGAATGATTCTGAGAGAGAACGTCGGATGATCACCGATGAGGCAAAAAAAGACCCTTTAACGCGTGCATACAACCGAAGATGTTTTGATGCAGATATTGAATCCTTTTACCGTGCTAAGCCTAGAAGTAAAATGTCATTAGCATTCATCGATGGAGATAAATTCAAAAACGTTAACGATACCTACGGGCACCAAGCCGGCGATACTGTTTTGCAATCGATAGTGAACTTATTACATGACGGAATTAGAGATCTGCGTAGGACACGAGTTTATCGATATGGTGGCGAAGAATTCTTAATACTCTTTCTCGACGAAGAGAGAAAAACCATTCTTGAAAAACTCAATAACATTCGTCAAAATATAGAAAAAACTCCTATTATTCATGAACAGCACACTATAAATATTACCATCAGTATCGGTGTCTCTTTCCTTGTATTTAATGACACAATTAAAGCATTCATTGAAAGAGCAGATAAAGCCGTTTA